One segment of Lytechinus pictus isolate F3 Inbred chromosome 13, Lp3.0, whole genome shotgun sequence DNA contains the following:
- the LOC129274957 gene encoding dimethylaniline monooxygenase [N-oxide-forming] 2-like, whose product MMAFSDFPLAKSLPPFPKGSDIQEYYERYAEHFGLLKHINFNVDVVSIDQDADYEGTGRWKVTVRTISGEIRSEVFDAVMVCTGLYPSGHLPDYPGLDSFKGQIMHSCQFKRGAYFTDKRVLVVGSGTSGGDISNIISHHASQVYLSLRHGAWCIPRFFYNKQTIQDFFNQRWKTWIPSRLLNNWLINKMNYHMDGKTLGLQHSKLPFNVHCMVDEDLPASIMEGRVRIRSGIDRFEGSNVHFVDGSVIEDIDYVVFATGYDLKLPFLKKEIVPDGYDQIELYQYMIPIRLRHPTLSFVGLCLPYTMGHNALCEMQTRYITKVLKGEVRLPSSEEMQQEVISRKDLNYKLFENHQPLITDPTAYRDQLAEAIGALPNLTKLIFTDPVLAYHFYFGVAYPPCHRLVGPGATPGARQALIDCKENQVHGITLTTVRRDAKDCLQAYEDGQKSSLTVYIMIFGAILSVIVLMVIF is encoded by the exons ATGATGGCCTTCTCGGACTTCCCGTTGGCAAAGTCTTTGCCACCGTTTCCAAAG gGAAGTGACATACAAGAATATTACGAGCGGTATGCCGAACATTTTGGACTTCTCAAGCACATCAATTTCAATGTGGACGTGGTGTCCATCGACCAGGACGCCGATTACGAAGGCACCGGACGATGGAAGGTGACAGTCCGCACAATCTCGGGCGAGATCAGGAGTGAGGTCTTCGACGCAGTGATGGTGTGTACTGGTCTTTATCCCAGTGGGCACCTGCCAGACTATCCTGGGTTAGATTCATTCAAAGGACAGATCATGCACAGTTGTCAATTCAAGAGAGGGGCTTACTTCACGGACAAGAGGGTTCTGGTCGTAG GCTCAGGTACTTCGGGAGGAGACATTTCCAACATTATCAGTCATCACGCAAGTCAG GTATACCTTAGCTTGCGGCACGGAGCTTGGTGTATCCCTCGATTCTTTTACAACAAACAGACCATACAAGATTTTTTCAACCAGCGGTGGAAGACGTGGATTCCCTCGAGACTCCTCAACAACTGGCTGATCAATAAGATGAACTACCACATGGATGGGAAGACTCTTGGTTTACAGCACTCAAAACTTCCGTTCAACGTCCATTGCATGGTTGACGAGGATCTTCCCGCCAGCATAATGGAAGGAAGAGTACGAATCAGGAGTGGTATTGACAGATTTGAAGGCTCCAATGTCCATTTTGTAGACGGTTCCGTGATTGAAGACATCGATTATGTAGTCTTTGCCACTGGGTACGACCTCAAGCTTCCCTTTTTAAAGAAGGAAATCGTACCAG aCGGATACGATCAGATTGAGCTGTACCAATACATGATTCCGATTCGGCTTCGGCATCCAACCCTGTCTTTCGTGGGGCTGTGTCTTCCTTACACAATGGGTCATAACGCGCTTTGTGAGATGCAGACAAGGTACATCACCAAGGTCTTGAAAGGAGAGGTCAGGCTACCCAGCTCTGAAGAAATGCAACAAGAGGTCATCTCTAGAAAGGATCTCAActacaaattatttgaaaaccACCAGCCCTTAATT acggACCCAACTGCCTACCGTGATCAGCTGGCCGAAGCAATCGGGGCGCTACCAAATTTGACAAAGCTAATCTTCACCGATCCTGTACTCGCTTACCATTTCTACTTCGGGGTCGCCTATCCACCTTGCCATAGGTTAGTAGGTCCTGGTGCCACTCCGGGGGCGAGACAGGCTCTTATTGACTGCAAGGAGAACCAGGTACATGGTATTACACTGACAACAGTGCGTAGGGATGCGAAAGATTGTCTGCAAGCCTATGAAGACGGCCAGAAATCCTCTTTAACTGTGTATATCATGATCTTCGGTGCCATTTTATCTGTAATTGTCCTCATGGTTATATTTTAA
- the LOC129274956 gene encoding flavin-containing monooxygenase 5-like, translated as MTGRIAVIGAGASGLAAIKTCLEEEFQPVCYERSAHLGGLWYYSDDDPRSDPRGPGAVYHGLHTNISKALMAYSDFPFAKDLPPFPKGADVYKYYQRYAEHFRLLKHINFNVEVVSIDKDPDYESTGRWKVTVRPISGEIRSEVFDAVIVCTGLYPSGHLPDYPGLDSFKGQIMHSCQFKRGAYFTGKRILVVGSSISGGDVSNLLSHHADQVFLSLRHGAWCLPRFFYNKQSVVDFFSQRWKTWIPPRLLMNWLVNKLNYDMDGKILGLQHSKGPFNIHCMVNEGIPTSIMEGRIRIRSGIDRFEGSSVHFVDGSMIEDIDFVIFATGYELKFPFFKKDIIPDGYDKIELYRYMFPLRLRHPTLSFVGMCLPFTIGFNSFGEMQTRYITKVFKGEVKLPNFKEMQQEIMTTKFLNYRQFENHFPFSVNPVAYLDQLAKAIGALPSLTKLIFTDPVLAYHFYFGVAYPPCHRLVGPGATPGARQALIDCKENQVHGITLTTVRKDAKDCLRAYEDYQRSFVTIYVTMAIGVILSLIVYMIIF; from the exons ATGACTGGTAGGATAGCGGTGATTGGTGCAGGAGCTTCGGGGCTGGCCGCCATTAAAACATGTCTTGAAGAAGAATTCCAACCTGTTTGCTACGAACGATCGGCGCACTTGG GTGGCTTATGGTATTATTCAGATGATGATCCTCGTTCTGATCCTCGTGGACCTGGTGCTGTCTACCATGGTCTCCATACCAATATCTCCAAGGCGTTAATGGCGTACTCAGACTTTCCTTTCGCAAAGGATCTACCCCCTTTCCCGAAG GGGGCCGATGTCTATAAGTACTACCAGCGGTATGCCGAACACTTCAGACTCCTCAAGCATATCAATTTCAATGTGGAAGTCGTGTCGATCGACAAGGACCCCGATTACGAAAGCACTGGGCGATGGAAGGTGACAGTCCGCCCAATCTCGGGCGAGATAAGGAGTGAGGTCTTCGATGCTGTGATTGTGTGTACTGGTCTTTATCCCAGTGGGCACCTGCCAGACTATCCTGGGTTAGATTCTTTCAAAGGACAGATCATGCATAGCTGTCAGTTCAAAAGAGGGGCTTACTTCACAGGCAAGAGGATTCTGGTTGTAG GTTCAAGTATTTCTGGAGGAGATGTTTCCAACTTACTCAGTCACCACGCTGACCAG GTATTCCTGAGCTTGCGGCACGGAGCATGGTGTCTCCCGCGATTCTTTTACAACAAGCAGTCCGTAGTCGATTTCTTCAGTCAAAGATGGAAAACCTGGATACCGCCAAGGCTGCTTATGAACTGGCTTGTGAACAAGCTGAACTACGACATGGATGGGAAGATACTGGGCTTGCAGCATTCAAAGGGTCCATTCAACATCCATTGCATGGTGAACGAGGGTATACCTACTAGCATCATGGAAGGTAGAATAAGAATCAGAAGTGGAATTGACAGATTTGAAGGCTCCAGTGTCCATTTTGTAGATGGTTCGATGATTGAAGACATTGACTTTGTTATCTTTGCCACAGGCTATGAGCTCAAGTTCCCTTTCTTCAAGAAAGACATAATTCCGG ACGGATACGATAAGATAGAGCTGTACCGATACATGTTTCCTCTTCGGCTTCGGCATCCAACCCTCTCCTTTGTTGGGATGTGCCTCCCATTTACAATCGGTTTTAATTCGTTCGGCGAGATGCAGACAAGGTACATCACCAAGGTCTTCAAAGGAGAAGTCAAGCTACCTAACTTTAAAGAAATGCAACAGGAGATCATGACTACAAAGTTTCTCAATTACAGGCAATTCGAAAATCACTTCCCATTCTCG GTCAATCCAGTTGCCTACCTTGATCAGCTTGCCAAAGCAATCGGTGCGCTACCAAGTTTGACAAAGCTTATCTTTACCGATCCTGTACTCGCTTACCACTTCTACTTCGGGGTCGCCTATCCACCTTGCCATAGGTTGGTAGGCCCAGGCGCCACTCCTGGGGCGAGACAGGCTCTTATCGACTGCAAGGAGAACCAGGTACATGGTATTACACTGACAACAGTGCGTAAGGATGCGAAAGATTGTCTGCGAGCCTATGAAGATTACCAAAGATCCTTCGTCACGATCTACGTCACAATGGCTATCGGTGTCATTTTATCTCTTATTGTCTACATGATCATTTTCTAG